The following proteins are encoded in a genomic region of Porphyrobacter sp. CACIAM 03H1:
- a CDS encoding transposase: MMGERTVAQEALFYSFNLERHVPADHLLRSIDRFVDLSGIREHLRPFYSATGRPSVDPELMIRMLIIGYCMGIRSERRLCEEVHANLAYRWFCRLGLEGDVPDHSTFSKNRHGRFRDSDLLRQLFETTVARCIAEGLVGGEGFAVDGSLVRADVNRQHAVDKADGLPDPATSHAVREYMAVLDDAAFGGATPVPPKQLAVADPAARWTAASRERAFFAYATNYLIDLQNAVIVDVEATTAIL; encoded by the coding sequence ATGATGGGCGAGCGGACGGTGGCGCAGGAGGCGCTGTTCTACAGCTTCAACCTGGAACGGCATGTGCCGGCGGATCACCTGCTGCGCTCGATCGACCGGTTCGTTGACCTGTCGGGCATTCGCGAACATTTGCGGCCTTTCTATAGTGCGACCGGTCGGCCCTCGGTCGATCCCGAGCTGATGATCCGGATGCTGATCATCGGCTATTGCATGGGCATCCGCTCCGAGCGGCGGCTGTGCGAGGAGGTCCATGCCAACCTCGCCTATCGCTGGTTCTGCCGCCTTGGGCTGGAAGGGGATGTGCCCGATCACTCGACCTTCTCGAAGAACCGGCACGGGCGCTTCCGCGACAGTGATCTGCTGCGCCAGCTGTTCGAGACGACCGTGGCGCGCTGCATTGCCGAGGGGCTGGTCGGCGGCGAAGGCTTCGCGGTCGATGGCAGCCTCGTGCGCGCCGATGTGAACCGCCAGCATGCCGTCGATAAGGCCGATGGACTGCCCGATCCAGCCACCAGCCATGCCGTTCGCGAGTACATGGCCGTGCTTGATGATGCCGCCTTCGGCGGAGCAACCCCAGTCCCGCCCAAGCAGTTGGCGGTGGCCGATCCGGCCGCGCGCTGGACTGCGGCAAGCCGCGAGCGCGCCTTCTTCGCCTATGCCACCAACTACCTTATCGATCTCCAGAACGCGGTGATCGTTGATGTCGAGGCGACCACCGCCATCCT
- the hemA gene encoding 5-aminolevulinate synthase — protein sequence MDFEAFFAGELDAVREDGRYRVFTDIKRHRGRFPHATRFIAEETQAVTVWCSNDYLGMGQHPAVLEAMHECLDECGAGAGGTRNISGTNHYHVLLEQELADLHGKESALLFTSGYVSNWAGLGTLAGKIPGCVVFSDALNHASMIEGIRYSRAPYKIFRHNDVEHLDELLSMYGPEVPKLVAFESVYSMDGDIAPIADILDVCEKHGAMSYIDEVHAVGLYGPRGGGIAEREGLMDRITVIEGTLGKAFGVMGGYIAASANLVDFVRSFASGFIFSTALPPAVAAGAAASIRHLKTSSAERELQQKRVAQVRRALDIMGIPHLDNPSHIIPVMVGDAKKCKMISDWLMDNHGIYVQPINYPTVPVGTERLRVTPSPVHSDGDIDRLIKALSEIWSHCELARMEQAA from the coding sequence ATGGACTTCGAAGCCTTTTTCGCAGGCGAACTCGACGCGGTGCGCGAGGACGGCCGTTACCGGGTGTTCACCGATATCAAGCGCCACCGCGGCCGCTTCCCCCACGCCACCCGCTTCATCGCCGAGGAAACCCAGGCCGTGACCGTGTGGTGCTCGAACGACTATCTCGGCATGGGCCAGCACCCCGCGGTGCTCGAAGCGATGCACGAATGCCTCGACGAATGCGGCGCGGGCGCGGGCGGCACCCGCAACATCTCGGGCACCAACCACTACCACGTGCTGCTCGAGCAGGAGCTCGCCGACCTCCACGGCAAGGAAAGCGCGCTGCTGTTCACCTCGGGCTACGTCTCGAACTGGGCGGGCCTCGGCACGCTCGCGGGCAAGATCCCGGGCTGCGTCGTGTTCTCGGACGCGCTCAACCACGCCTCGATGATCGAGGGCATCCGCTACAGCCGGGCGCCCTACAAGATCTTCCGCCACAATGACGTGGAGCACCTCGACGAACTGCTGTCGATGTACGGCCCCGAAGTGCCCAAGCTTGTGGCCTTCGAAAGCGTCTACTCGATGGACGGCGACATCGCCCCCATCGCCGACATCCTCGACGTGTGCGAGAAGCACGGCGCGATGAGCTACATCGACGAGGTTCACGCCGTCGGCCTCTACGGCCCGCGCGGCGGCGGCATCGCCGAGCGCGAAGGGCTGATGGACCGCATCACCGTGATCGAAGGCACGCTCGGCAAGGCCTTCGGGGTGATGGGCGGCTACATCGCGGCCTCCGCCAACCTCGTCGACTTCGTGCGCTCCTTCGCCAGCGGCTTCATCTTCTCGACCGCCCTGCCGCCTGCCGTGGCGGCGGGCGCGGCGGCGAGCATCCGCCACCTCAAGACCTCGAGCGCCGAACGCGAGCTTCAGCAGAAGCGCGTCGCGCAGGTCCGCCGGGCGCTCGACATCATGGGCATCCCGCACCTCGACAACCCGAGCCACATCATCCCGGTGATGGTCGGCGACGCCAAGAAGTGCAAGATGATCAGCGACTGGCTGATGGACAACCACGGGATCTACGTCCAGCCGATCAACTACCCGACCGTGCCCGTGGGCACCGAGCGCCTGCGCGTCACGCCCTCGCCGGTGCATTCGGATGGCGACATCGACCGGCTGATCAAGGCGCTCTCCGAGATCTGGTCGCACTGCGAACTGGCGCGGATGGAACAGGCCGCCTGA
- a CDS encoding alpha-amylase family glycosyl hydrolase: MRLALALAACALAAPALAEPDYTPRDVVAVENAEWTRDAVLYQMNTRQFTTEGTFKAAQKQLPRLAAMGVDIIWLMPIHPIGEVNRKGSLGSPYAVRDYRAVNPELGTEAEFRAFVAEAHRLGLKVILDWVANHSAYDNPLTVSHPEWYTRTPEGALMSPAGTDWSDVADFDYSQPGLRRYMTESLVHWVREFGIDGYRADVAGYVPTDFWETARAELEKVKPVFMLAEWEQRDLHARAFDATYGWGWKEAMQRLVKSGEGAGPMRGYYAGKSETWPHAAMRMVYTENHDQNSWDGVAAQIYGPAYEAAIALSFVGPGLPLIYNGQEADNDRQLEFFERDPIVWKEGRHADLFRKLVALKTAHPALHNGRFGAPLVEVPTSTSADVFAFTRGAAGERVFAVFNLSPRGHTLTFDKARHHGRYIDALTGAPASFAGGESLDLPAWGYRIYTETK, translated from the coding sequence ATGCGGCTGGCTCTTGCTCTTGCGGCCTGCGCGCTGGCCGCCCCGGCGCTGGCCGAGCCGGACTACACCCCCCGCGATGTGGTCGCGGTGGAGAACGCCGAGTGGACCCGCGATGCGGTTCTCTACCAGATGAACACCCGCCAGTTCACGACGGAAGGGACCTTCAAGGCGGCGCAAAAGCAGCTTCCGCGTCTCGCCGCGATGGGGGTCGACATCATCTGGCTGATGCCGATCCACCCGATCGGCGAGGTCAACCGCAAGGGCAGCCTCGGCAGCCCCTATGCGGTGCGCGACTACCGCGCAGTCAATCCCGAGCTCGGCACCGAGGCCGAGTTCCGCGCCTTTGTCGCCGAAGCCCACCGGCTGGGCCTCAAGGTGATCCTCGACTGGGTCGCCAACCATTCGGCCTACGACAATCCGCTCACGGTGAGCCACCCCGAATGGTACACCCGCACCCCCGAAGGCGCGCTGATGAGCCCCGCGGGCACCGACTGGTCGGACGTCGCGGACTTCGACTACAGCCAGCCCGGCCTGCGCCGCTACATGACCGAGAGCCTCGTCCACTGGGTGCGCGAATTCGGGATCGACGGCTACCGGGCGGACGTTGCGGGCTATGTCCCGACCGACTTCTGGGAAACCGCCCGCGCCGAACTCGAAAAGGTGAAGCCCGTCTTCATGCTCGCCGAATGGGAGCAGCGCGATCTCCACGCCCGCGCCTTCGATGCGACCTATGGCTGGGGCTGGAAGGAGGCGATGCAGCGCCTCGTGAAAAGCGGCGAGGGCGCGGGGCCGATGCGCGGCTACTACGCGGGCAAGTCCGAAACGTGGCCCCATGCCGCGATGCGCATGGTCTATACCGAGAACCACGACCAGAATTCGTGGGACGGGGTCGCGGCCCAGATCTACGGCCCGGCCTATGAAGCCGCCATCGCGCTCTCCTTCGTGGGCCCGGGCCTCCCGCTGATCTACAACGGGCAGGAGGCGGACAACGACCGCCAGCTGGAGTTCTTCGAGCGTGATCCGATCGTGTGGAAGGAAGGCCGGCACGCGGACCTGTTCCGCAAGCTCGTCGCGCTCAAGACCGCGCATCCGGCGCTCCATAACGGGCGCTTCGGGGCGCCGCTCGTCGAGGTGCCGACCAGCACGAGCGCCGATGTCTTCGCCTTCACCCGCGGGGCGGCAGGCGAGCGGGTGTTCGCCGTCTTCAACCTCAGCCCGCGCGGCCACACTCTGACCTTCGACAAGGCGCGCCACCACGGCCGCTACATCGACGCGCTGACCGGCGCGCCCGCGAGCTTCGCGGGCGGCGAGAGCCTCGATCTGCCCGCATGGGGCTACCGCATCTACACCGAGACCAAGTGA
- a CDS encoding transposase, whose product AEGLVGGEGFAVDGSLVRADVNRQHAVDKADGLPDPATSHAVREYMAVLDDAAFGGATPVPPKQLAVADPAARWTAASRERAFFAYATNYLIDLQNAVIVDVEATTAIRQAEVTAQRRMIDRTQERFGLWPERLVGDAGYGDAKNLSWLVEERGIEPHIPVVDHSTRRDDTFERSAFTFDHEDDSYICPAGKRLHQSQRVYSNACQSVDEDGMLRYRASKLDCDACALKPRCCPTQPARKILRSVHEGARELARDIAKTDAYLVSRRQRKKVEMLFAHLKRILRMDRLRLRGPNGASDEFLLAATAQNLRKMAKLIPMPATPAPA is encoded by the coding sequence GCCGAGGGGCTGGTCGGCGGCGAAGGCTTCGCGGTCGATGGCAGCCTCGTGCGCGCCGATGTGAACCGCCAGCATGCCGTCGATAAGGCCGATGGACTGCCCGATCCAGCCACCAGCCATGCCGTTCGCGAGTACATGGCCGTGCTTGATGATGCCGCCTTCGGCGGAGCAACCCCAGTCCCGCCCAAGCAGTTGGCGGTGGCCGATCCGGCCGCGCGCTGGACTGCGGCAAGCCGCGAGCGCGCCTTCTTCGCCTATGCCACCAACTACCTTATCGATCTCCAGAACGCGGTGATCGTTGATGTCGAGGCGACCACCGCCATCCGTCAGGCCGAGGTGACCGCCCAGCGCCGCATGATCGACCGGACGCAGGAGCGCTTTGGTCTGTGGCCTGAGCGGCTTGTAGGCGACGCCGGCTATGGTGATGCGAAGAACCTGTCCTGGCTGGTGGAGGAGCGCGGCATCGAGCCGCACATCCCTGTGGTCGATCATTCCACCCGGCGCGACGATACCTTCGAGCGTTCCGCGTTCACCTTCGATCACGAGGACGACAGCTATATCTGCCCTGCCGGCAAGCGACTGCACCAGAGCCAGCGGGTCTATAGCAATGCCTGTCAGTCGGTCGATGAAGACGGCATGCTGCGCTACCGCGCCAGCAAGCTCGACTGTGACGCCTGCGCCCTCAAGCCGCGCTGTTGCCCGACCCAGCCAGCGCGCAAGATCCTGCGCTCAGTCCACGAGGGCGCCCGGGAGCTTGCTCGCGATATCGCCAAGACCGATGCCTATCTGGTCTCGCGCCGCCAGAGAAAGAAGGTCGAAATGCTGTTCGCGCACCTCAAGCGCATCCTCAGAATGGATCGCCTGCGCCTGCGAGGTCCAAACGGCGCAAGCGACGAGTTCCTCCTCGCCGCCACCGCCCAAAACCTCCGCAAGATGGCCAAGCTGATCCCCATGCCAGCCACACCAGCCCCCGCATAA
- a CDS encoding MFS transporter: MIESGHKPALNAGQIWNMSFGFLGIQIGFELQNGNVSRIFQTLGADVGELAILWIAAPMTGLIVQPIIGHLSDKTWGPLGRRRPYFLVGAILASLALFVMPNAPALWVAAGMLWVMDASLNITMEPFRAFVGDNLPDRQRTMGYAMQSFFIGTGAVIAGALPWVMTNWLGLANTAPEGMIPETVQWAFYIGGAALLAAVCWTVFTTKEYSPEELARFEAARGAGRSAVHHAVQRSAAQFARGGVVWVIAGAILAALVAFARSEPRPAFLGTIEVAKDIYVLAALVAGFGVIQLVASVLRGQGRESSGFMEVVSDLFAMPRTMRQLAVVQFFSWFGMFALWIYGTPGVTEYHFGAADAASAAYQDGADWWSLMGSVRNGLAAAAALGFVLIAARIDRCRLHAINLLLGAAGFAAVLLVREPALLWVPQIGIGIAWASIVSMPYAILAGCVPQEKMGIYMGVFNIFIVVPQLLASTLLGFLLINLFGGGAIYAMAIAAASFVLAAVATLFVADGDAAGAPALQAEAA, from the coding sequence ATGATCGAAAGCGGTCACAAGCCGGCGCTGAACGCGGGCCAGATCTGGAACATGAGCTTCGGATTCCTCGGGATCCAGATCGGATTCGAGCTCCAGAACGGCAATGTCAGCCGCATCTTCCAGACCCTGGGAGCCGATGTCGGCGAGCTTGCGATCCTGTGGATCGCGGCGCCGATGACGGGCCTGATCGTGCAGCCGATCATCGGGCACCTTTCGGACAAGACCTGGGGCCCGCTCGGTCGCCGCCGTCCCTATTTCCTCGTCGGCGCGATCCTCGCCAGTCTCGCGCTTTTCGTCATGCCCAACGCGCCCGCATTGTGGGTCGCGGCGGGAATGCTGTGGGTGATGGACGCCTCGCTCAACATCACGATGGAGCCGTTCCGCGCCTTCGTCGGCGACAACCTGCCCGACCGGCAACGGACGATGGGCTATGCGATGCAGAGCTTTTTCATCGGTACCGGCGCAGTGATCGCAGGCGCGCTGCCGTGGGTGATGACCAACTGGCTGGGCCTCGCCAACACCGCGCCCGAGGGCATGATCCCCGAGACGGTGCAATGGGCCTTCTACATCGGCGGCGCGGCGCTGCTGGCGGCGGTGTGCTGGACGGTGTTCACGACGAAGGAATACTCACCGGAGGAGCTCGCCCGGTTCGAGGCGGCGCGCGGGGCCGGGCGCAGCGCAGTGCATCACGCGGTGCAGCGCAGCGCCGCGCAGTTCGCCCGCGGCGGGGTCGTGTGGGTGATCGCGGGCGCGATCCTCGCCGCGCTGGTTGCCTTCGCCCGTTCGGAGCCGCGCCCGGCCTTCCTCGGCACGATTGAGGTCGCCAAGGACATCTACGTTCTCGCCGCGCTGGTCGCCGGCTTCGGCGTGATCCAGCTGGTCGCAAGCGTGCTGCGCGGTCAGGGGCGCGAGAGCAGCGGGTTCATGGAGGTGGTGAGCGACCTTTTCGCCATGCCCCGCACCATGCGCCAGCTTGCCGTGGTGCAGTTCTTCAGCTGGTTCGGGATGTTCGCCCTGTGGATCTACGGGACCCCGGGCGTCACCGAGTATCACTTCGGCGCGGCCGACGCGGCGAGCGCCGCCTATCAGGACGGGGCCGACTGGTGGAGCCTGATGGGATCGGTGCGGAACGGCCTTGCCGCCGCCGCAGCGCTCGGCTTCGTGCTGATCGCCGCGCGGATCGACCGCTGCCGCCTCCACGCGATCAACCTGCTGCTGGGTGCGGCGGGGTTTGCCGCGGTGCTGCTGGTGCGCGAGCCGGCGCTGCTGTGGGTCCCGCAGATCGGGATCGGCATCGCCTGGGCCTCGATCGTGTCGATGCCCTATGCGATCCTTGCAGGCTGCGTGCCGCAAGAAAAAATGGGCATCTACATGGGGGTGTTCAACATCTTCATCGTGGTGCCGCAGCTGCTCGCCTCGACGCTGCTCGGGTTCCTGCTGATCAACCTGTTCGGCGGCGGAGCGATCTACGCAATGGCAATCGCGGCGGCGAGCTTCGTGCTGGCGGCGGTGGCGACGCTGTTCGTGGCCGATGGCGATGCGGCGGGCGCTCCGGCGCTGCAGGCGGAGGCGGCGTGA
- the acsF gene encoding magnesium-protoporphyrin IX monomethyl ester (oxidative) cyclase translates to MNAYKPMTSEEAMALATQDTMLTPRFYTTDFDALDAIDVSPVRAEWDQLIADMVGDPNKLHFKHNDSFKGVIEGLEPSLRQEFTDFLVSSMTSEFSGCVLYAEIARRTKNPDVKQLFRLLARDESRHAGFINESLKDAGIGVDLGYLTKTKKYTYFKPKFIFYAVYLSEKIGYARYITIFRHLARNPQHKFHPIFDWFEEWCNDEFRHGEAFAMLLRSDPKLLEGANKLWVRFFLLSVYATMYVRDHNRPVFHAALGVDPTEYDYKVFAICNQIARQVFPVELDIDSPAFRRQMEKLRLAAARIEDGKARGGIGGLLSRASGTLGAGLAFARMYLMAPKPNTLPRSIRLQPAW, encoded by the coding sequence ATGAACGCCTACAAGCCGATGACCAGCGAGGAGGCGATGGCGCTGGCGACGCAGGACACGATGCTGACCCCGCGCTTCTACACCACCGATTTCGACGCGCTGGATGCTATCGACGTATCGCCCGTGCGCGCCGAATGGGACCAGCTGATCGCCGACATGGTGGGCGATCCCAACAAGCTTCACTTCAAGCACAACGACAGCTTCAAGGGCGTGATCGAGGGGCTGGAACCTTCACTCCGGCAGGAGTTCACCGATTTCCTCGTCAGCTCGATGACTAGCGAATTCTCCGGCTGCGTGCTCTATGCTGAGATCGCCCGGCGCACCAAGAACCCGGACGTCAAGCAGCTCTTCCGCCTGCTCGCCCGCGACGAGAGCCGCCATGCCGGCTTCATCAACGAGAGCCTGAAGGATGCCGGGATCGGCGTCGATCTCGGCTATCTGACGAAAACCAAGAAATACACCTACTTCAAGCCGAAGTTCATCTTCTACGCGGTCTATCTATCGGAGAAGATCGGCTACGCGCGCTACATCACGATCTTCCGGCATCTCGCCCGCAATCCGCAGCACAAGTTCCACCCGATTTTCGACTGGTTCGAGGAGTGGTGCAACGACGAGTTCCGTCACGGCGAGGCTTTCGCCATGCTGCTGCGCTCGGACCCCAAGCTGCTGGAAGGCGCCAACAAGCTGTGGGTGCGCTTCTTCCTGCTGTCGGTCTACGCGACGATGTATGTGCGCGATCACAACCGTCCGGTATTCCACGCCGCGCTCGGCGTCGATCCGACCGAGTACGACTACAAGGTCTTCGCGATCTGCAACCAGATCGCCCGTCAGGTCTTCCCGGTCGAGCTCGACATCGACAGCCCCGCCTTCCGCCGCCAGATGGAGAAGCTGCGCCTCGCCGCCGCGCGCATCGAGGACGGCAAGGCCAGGGGCGGCATCGGCGGCCTGCTGAGCCGCGCCTCGGGCACGCTCGGCGCGGGCCTTGCCTTTGCGCGGATGTATCTCATGGCGCCCAAGCCCAACACCCTGCCCCGCTCCATCCGGCTGCAACCCGCGTGGTGA
- a CDS encoding glycoside hydrolase family 97 protein, translated as MTKHWKPLVALAAIAWAAAAPAQAETLTLASPDGKITVTVSDDGGQATYAVAFEGKQVIAPSKLGMLFAEHHGFERGLAIAGQTRASKDTTWEQPWGERRLVRDQHNELAVTFRTETDGPARDITVRFRAFDTGIGFRYELAEQPALQGDIAIVEELTQFAVGDKTTMWYTPSDEFNRNEYIYRIAPAGEVDDAHTPSTFRTPDGIHMAIHEAALIDYSSMSLDQLRPGNFQANLRNWAGGPKVKTKAPFKSPWRTIQVARDAVGLINSDIILNLNEPNALGDVSYAKPGKYIGIWWAMHINDRTWASDRYHGATTEETKRYIDFAAKHGFSGVLVEGWNKGWDGDWFNNGDLFSFTEPYPDYDIEALSKYAAAKGVQIIVHHETSANLTNYEKQLEAGLDLVRKIGSNYVKSGYVSDAGDAVWVDDKGIRHYEYYDSQRMIDHHMTVIKAAAERRIAMDTHEPVKDTGLRRTYPNWMTREGARGMEFNAWGSPPNPPSHEAMLAFTALLAGPFDYTPGIFDLRPNERPPVRPDMPRGDPKNRPQTTLAKQLATYVTIYSPLQMAADLPENYEKRMDAFQFIKDVEADWEQSIALQGEVGQFVAMARQGQKSKEWFLGAVTDENPRDLSLPLSFLEKGKRYRAQVYRDGAHAHWDYNPYDIVIEEKVVTGGETFDVRLAASGGVAVRFIPVK; from the coding sequence ATGACGAAGCACTGGAAACCCCTCGTGGCGCTGGCCGCCATCGCCTGGGCGGCGGCCGCCCCGGCACAGGCCGAGACCCTGACGCTCGCCTCGCCCGACGGGAAGATCACCGTCACCGTCAGCGACGACGGGGGCCAGGCGACCTATGCCGTCGCCTTCGAAGGCAAGCAGGTGATCGCGCCTTCCAAGCTCGGGATGCTGTTCGCCGAACACCACGGGTTCGAGCGCGGCCTCGCTATCGCCGGGCAGACCCGCGCCAGCAAGGACACGACCTGGGAGCAGCCCTGGGGCGAGCGCCGTCTGGTGCGCGACCAGCACAACGAACTCGCGGTGACCTTCCGCACCGAAACCGATGGCCCCGCGCGCGACATCACCGTGCGCTTCCGCGCTTTCGATACCGGCATCGGCTTCCGCTACGAGCTGGCCGAACAGCCCGCCTTGCAGGGGGATATCGCCATCGTCGAGGAGCTGACCCAGTTCGCGGTCGGCGACAAGACGACCATGTGGTACACTCCCTCGGACGAATTCAACCGCAACGAATACATCTACCGCATCGCCCCCGCCGGCGAGGTCGACGATGCGCACACGCCGTCCACCTTCCGCACCCCCGACGGCATTCACATGGCGATCCACGAGGCGGCGCTGATCGACTATTCCTCGATGTCGCTCGACCAGCTGCGCCCGGGCAATTTCCAGGCGAACCTGAGGAACTGGGCGGGCGGGCCGAAGGTGAAGACCAAGGCCCCCTTCAAGTCCCCCTGGCGCACCATCCAGGTCGCGCGGGATGCGGTCGGCCTGATCAACTCCGACATCATCCTCAACCTGAACGAGCCCAACGCGCTCGGCGATGTCTCCTATGCCAAGCCCGGCAAGTATATCGGCATCTGGTGGGCGATGCACATCAACGACCGCACCTGGGCGTCCGACCGCTATCACGGCGCCACGACCGAGGAGACGAAGCGCTATATCGACTTTGCGGCCAAGCACGGCTTTTCCGGCGTGCTGGTCGAAGGCTGGAACAAGGGCTGGGACGGCGACTGGTTCAACAACGGCGACCTCTTCAGCTTCACCGAGCCCTATCCCGATTACGATATCGAGGCCCTCAGCAAGTATGCCGCCGCCAAGGGCGTGCAGATCATCGTCCACCACGAGACCTCGGCCAACCTCACGAACTACGAGAAGCAGCTCGAAGCCGGGCTCGATCTCGTCCGGAAGATCGGCTCGAACTACGTGAAGTCGGGCTATGTCTCGGACGCAGGCGATGCGGTGTGGGTCGATGACAAGGGCATCCGCCACTACGAATACTACGACAGCCAGCGGATGATCGACCACCACATGACGGTGATCAAGGCGGCGGCCGAACGGCGGATCGCGATGGACACGCACGAGCCGGTCAAGGACACGGGCCTGCGCCGCACCTATCCCAACTGGATGACCCGCGAGGGCGCCCGCGGCATGGAGTTCAACGCCTGGGGCTCGCCGCCCAACCCGCCGAGCCACGAGGCGATGCTGGCCTTCACCGCGCTGCTGGCGGGGCCCTTCGACTACACGCCGGGGATTTTCGACCTCAGGCCCAACGAGCGCCCGCCGGTGCGCCCCGACATGCCGCGCGGCGACCCCAAGAACCGCCCGCAGACGACGCTCGCCAAGCAGCTCGCTACCTATGTGACGATCTACTCGCCGCTCCAGATGGCCGCCGACCTTCCCGAGAACTACGAGAAGCGCATGGACGCCTTCCAGTTCATCAAGGATGTCGAAGCCGACTGGGAACAGTCGATCGCGCTCCAGGGCGAAGTCGGGCAGTTCGTGGCGATGGCGCGGCAGGGCCAGAAGTCGAAGGAATGGTTCCTCGGCGCGGTGACGGACGAGAACCCGCGCGACCTGTCGCTGCCGCTCTCCTTCCTCGAAAAGGGCAAGCGGTACCGCGCGCAGGTCTACCGCGACGGGGCGCACGCCCACTGGGACTACAATCCCTATGACATCGTGATCGAGGAGAAGGTCGTGACCGGGGGCGAGACCTTCGATGTGCGGCTTGCGGCCTCGGGCGGCGTCGCGGTGCGCTTCATCCCGGTGAAGTGA
- the puhE gene encoding putative photosynthetic complex assembly protein PuhE, producing the protein MVSWSGHIVPFIVTVAIWFVATGLIAWADNRERATFSTSLMVGSIAGIAGLLVILLSSLSTQVWAVYLSFIGALMVWGWHELSFLTGASAGPRRGLADPSLTGLARFRQAAATVMHHEVALAVTALLLISLSWDVPNQIGATVFVLMFAMRLISKINLFVGVPNASSEMLPEQLVYLKSYFGPSRMTLLLALSIAAIAAASGWFATLALAAPVGSAEMVGASLLTTLALLGVLEHLFLALPFRDGMLWGWALPQRRPAAPTNRD; encoded by the coding sequence GTGGTGAGTTGGAGCGGCCATATTGTGCCGTTCATCGTGACGGTGGCGATCTGGTTCGTCGCGACCGGGCTGATTGCCTGGGCGGACAACCGCGAGCGCGCCACCTTCTCGACCAGCCTGATGGTTGGCAGCATCGCCGGGATCGCCGGACTGCTGGTAATCCTGCTCTCGTCGCTCTCCACGCAGGTCTGGGCCGTCTACCTGTCCTTCATCGGTGCGCTGATGGTTTGGGGCTGGCACGAGCTCTCGTTCCTCACCGGCGCCTCGGCCGGCCCGCGCCGCGGCCTTGCCGACCCGTCGCTGACCGGACTCGCGCGTTTTCGCCAGGCCGCAGCGACGGTGATGCACCATGAGGTCGCCCTCGCCGTCACCGCGCTGCTGCTCATCTCGCTCTCGTGGGACGTGCCCAACCAGATCGGCGCGACTGTCTTCGTGCTGATGTTCGCAATGCGGCTGATCTCCAAGATCAACCTCTTCGTGGGCGTGCCCAATGCCAGCTCCGAGATGCTGCCCGAGCAGCTGGTCTACCTAAAGTCCTATTTCGGCCCGAGCCGCATGACCCTACTGCTGGCCCTGTCGATCGCGGCGATCGCGGCGGCGAGCGGCTGGTTCGCCACGCTGGCGCTGGCCGCGCCGGTGGGTTCGGCGGAAATGGTCGGCGCGAGCCTGCTGACCACGCTCGCCCTCCTCGGCGTGCTCGAACACCTGTTTCTCGCCCTGCCCTTCCGCGACGGGATGCTGTGGGGCTGGGCCCTTCCGCAGCGCAGACCCGCTGCCCCGACGAACCGAGACTGA